One segment of Herbaspirillum hiltneri N3 DNA contains the following:
- a CDS encoding alpha/beta fold hydrolase produces the protein MAVGAKIWNTALLAAAMSSALSFSLLLPSVAHAKKTTEEAGPPQIVTLGAGAQQYAFAIYANNSLAQDNDSITRAVILEHGVKRDGDRYFETGLAFLRKARLDPAQTLLLTPNFLTEGDALSDNKMALWRGDNWMQGQDSTHGKTGVSSFRVFDDIAAYLGSGRFPALKEIVFIGHSAGGQLMQRYAVLNNSDEKLKQAGIKVRYVISSPSSYLYFDNNRPADNGFAPAGGILCPGYDNYRYGLGEMIPYGLGADGKVSGEQLFKRYAARDVTYMVGSKDNNPNHRFLDKACGARLQGATRVERHDNYVRYEQFLAQKWKTPVHHPDFEVPGVGHDAAGLFGADITVEKIFPAK, from the coding sequence ATGGCTGTTGGCGCAAAAATCTGGAATACCGCATTGCTGGCTGCCGCCATGTCGTCGGCGCTGTCGTTTTCACTATTGCTGCCGTCCGTGGCTCACGCAAAAAAAACGACGGAAGAAGCCGGCCCGCCACAAATCGTCACGCTCGGCGCCGGCGCGCAGCAATACGCTTTCGCGATCTACGCCAATAATTCACTGGCGCAGGACAACGATTCCATCACGCGCGCCGTCATCCTCGAACACGGCGTCAAGCGCGACGGCGACCGTTACTTTGAAACCGGCCTCGCATTCCTGCGCAAGGCCCGGCTCGATCCGGCGCAGACCTTGCTGCTCACGCCCAACTTCCTGACCGAAGGCGATGCCCTGTCCGACAACAAGATGGCCTTGTGGCGCGGCGACAACTGGATGCAGGGCCAGGATTCCACCCATGGCAAAACCGGCGTCAGCTCGTTCCGCGTATTCGACGACATCGCCGCCTACCTGGGCTCGGGCCGCTTCCCTGCGCTGAAAGAAATCGTCTTCATCGGCCACTCGGCCGGCGGCCAGCTGATGCAGCGCTATGCCGTGCTGAACAACAGCGACGAAAAACTGAAACAGGCCGGCATCAAGGTGCGTTACGTGATCTCCAGCCCCTCGTCGTATCTCTACTTCGACAACAATCGCCCCGCCGACAACGGCTTCGCACCGGCCGGCGGCATCCTCTGTCCCGGTTACGACAACTACCGCTACGGCCTCGGCGAAATGATCCCCTACGGTCTTGGCGCCGACGGTAAAGTCAGCGGCGAACAGCTGTTCAAACGCTACGCCGCGCGCGACGTCACCTACATGGTGGGCAGCAAGGACAACAACCCCAACCACCGCTTCCTCGACAAGGCCTGCGGTGCACGCCTGCAAGGCGCCACGCGCGTCGAGCGGCATGACAACTACGTGCGCTACGAACAATTCCTGGCGCAAAAATGGAAGACCCCGGTGCACCACCCCGACTTCGAAGTGCCGGGCGTCGGCCACGACGCGGCCGGGTTGTTCGGCGCGGATATCACCGTGGAAAAAATCTTTCCGGCGAAGTAA